A genomic window from Diorhabda sublineata isolate icDioSubl1.1 chromosome 8, icDioSubl1.1, whole genome shotgun sequence includes:
- the LOC130447361 gene encoding RNA cytidine acetyltransferase isoform X2, protein MVRKKIDNRIRVLIENGVKLGHRTLFVIVGDKGKDQVVILHHMLAKAEVKARPTVLWCYKKELGFSSHRKKRMKQIQHKVQAGKLSVNEDDPFELFLASTKIRFCYYSETHKILGNTYGMCVLQDFEALTPNLLARTIETVEGGGLIVLLLRSVNSLKQLYTMSMDVHQRFRTEAHQDVVCRFNERFLLSLAFCKRSLVVDDQLSVLPISSHNLHVKPVENVQELDENVTELNDLKEQLRDTQPVGNLVNLCKTVDQAKALLKFIEAISEKTLRSTVSLTASRGRGKSAALGLAVSAAIAFGYSNIYVTSPSPENLNTFFEFVFKGFDALEYQEHIDYGLMQSTNPEFNKAVIRVNVFREHRQTIQYIHPTDSGKLSQAELLVIDEAAAIPLPYVKSMLGPYLVFLASTINGYEGTGRSLSLKLLNQLRIQAAPIGANTNAVNKKDSGAATGRTLHEVSLNESIRYKPGDAVETWLVKLLCLDSTSVTPISSGCPPPDNCDLYYINRDTLFCYHKASEEFLQRIVALYVASHYKNTPNDLQMMSDAPAHHLFCLLGPVDPNRRTLPEVLVIIQVCLEGEISKNSVLEGFSRGKRASGDLIPWTIGQQYQDADFPKLAGARIVRIATHPDYQGMGYGARALDILKKYYEFKIPNLEEESELPKQEIDNVVDSEVGLLEETIEPRKSLPPLLFKLNERPPERLDYIGVSFGLTEQLLKFWKKAGYVPVYLRQTTNDLTGEHSCIMLNVLNTEEIQEVDWLAAYWTDFRRRFVNLLAYQFSKFSPSLALGVLSNKNIKLKTKDLTKMELDIHFMKYDLKRLEMYSNNLVDYHLIMDLMPALAKLYFLNNLGDVQMSAVQSAILLGLGLQHKTVDDLSKELDLPSSQLLGLFNRLIRRCSQYLTGAVEEDIEKRFLPIKNTGEVNMTPVAQSVQDELEEAAKELKKKQKKELEKLKNENLEQFAIKGGEDEWAKSLTGKGKKSIVTIKSSSI, encoded by the exons ATGGTTAGAAAGAAAATAGACAACAGAATCCGAGTTTTAATCGAAAATGGGGTTAAACTTGGACACAGGACATTATTTGTAATTGTTGGGGATAAAGGAAAAGATCAa gtaGTTATTTTACACCACATGTTGGCAAAGGCAGAAGTTAAAGCCAGGCCAACGGTATTATGGTGTTATAAAAAAGAACTTGGATTTAGCAGTCATAGAAAAAAGCGAATGAAGCAAATTCAACATAAAGTTCAAGCCGGAAAACTAAGTGTTAATGAAGATGATCCATTTGAATTATTCTTAGCTTCTACGAAAATACGATTCTGTTATTATTCGGAAACGCACAAAATCCTCGGAAATACATATGGGATGTGTGTTTTACAAGATTTTGAAGCTCTAACTCCAAATTTACTAGCCAGAACTATAGAAACCGTAGAAGGAGGCGGCTTAATAGTTTTATTACTAAGATCTGTGAACTCTCTTAAACAATTATATACTATGAGCATGGACGTACATCAAAGATTTAGAACAGAAGCCCACCAAGATGTAGTTTGTAGATTTAACGAAAGATTTTTATTGTCGCTAGCATTTTGTAAACGTTCTTTGGTAGTTGATGATCAGCTTTCAGTTCTTCCGATATCGTCGCACAATTTACATGTCAAACCAGTTGAAAATGTAcaggaacttgatgaaaacgTCACCGAACTCAATGATTTGAAAGAACAGTTAAGGGATACGCAACCAGTGGGAAATTTAGTAAATCTTTGTAAAACTGTCGACCAGGCTAAAGCTCTACTCAAATTTATAG aagCGATTTCAGAAAAGACTCTCAGATCTACTGTATCACTAACTGCTTCGAGAGGAAGAGGCAAATCTGCAGCTTTGGGATTAGCAGTTTCTGCAGCAATAGCTTTTggatattcaaatatttatgtaacGAGTCCCAGTCCTGAGAATTTGAATACTTTCTTCGAGTTTGTTTTTAAAGGTTTCGACGCTTTGGAATATCAGGAACACATCGACTATGGTTTAATGCAAAGTACTAATCCAGAGTTCAATAAAGCAGTTATTAGGGTTAACGTATTCAGAGAACATCGACAAACTATTCAG taTATACATCCAACAGACAGTGGGAAACTGTCTCAAGCGGAATTATTAGTAATAGATGAAGCTGCAGCTATACCTCTACCATACGTTAAATCCATGCTAGGGCCTTACTTAGTTTTCTTAGCATCAACAATCAACGGTTACGAAGGAACCGGTAGATCATTATCACTTAAACTATTGAATCAACTAAGGATACAAGCAGCACCGATAGGCGCCAACACAAACGCTGTAAATAAGAAAGATTCCGGTGCAGCTACAGGAAGAACATTACACGAG GTTTCTTTGAACGAATCGATTCGTTATAAACCAGGAGACGCAGTGGAAACTTGGCTGGTGAAATTGTTATGTCTAGATTCCACGTCGGTTACACCGATTTCATCAGGTTGCCCCCCGCCGGATAACTGTGATTTATATTACATAAATCGTGATACTCTGTTTTGTTACCACAAAGCTTCGGAAGAATTTTTACAAAGGATAGTAGCCTTATATGTAGCTTCGCATTATAAAAATACACCGAACGATCTTCAAATGATGTCTGACGCACCTGCCCACCATCTATTTTGTCTATTAGGCCCTGTAGATCCAAATAGAAGAACTCTACCGGAAGTTTTAGTGATAATTCAAGTTTGCTTGGAAggtgaaatttctaaaaatagtgTATTGGAAGGGTTTTCTAGGGGTAAGAGAGCATCCGGAGACTTGATTCCATGGACAATAGGGCAGCAGTATCAGGATGCTGATTTTCCTAAATTGGCAGGTGCTAGGATAGTGAGAATAGCCACACATCCGGATTATCAAGGG aTGGGATACGGTGCAAGAGCTTTGGATATCCTTAAGAAATATTACGAATTCAAAATACCGAATTTAGAGGAAGAATCTGAGCTGCCGAAACAAGAAATTGATAATGTAGTTGATTCGGAAGTGGGTTTATTAGAAGAAACTATCGAACCGAGGAAATCTttaccacctttactttttaaattgaatgaaagACCTCCGGAGAGATTGGATTATATCGGGGTATCTTTTGGACTGACAGAAcagttgttgaaattttggaaaaaagctGG ttatgTCCCTGTGTATCTTCGACAAACTACGAACGATTTAACTGGTGAACATTCTTGTATTATgttaaatgttttgaatacCGAGGAGATACAAGAAGTGGATTGGTTAGCTGCATATTGGACGGATTTCCGTAGGAGATTCGTTAATTTGTTGGCTTATCAGTTTAGTAAATTTTCACCTAGTTTAGCTTTGGGGGTGCTATCgaataaaaacatcaaattgaaaactaaag ATTTAACTAAAATGGAATTGGATATTCATTTTATGAAGTACGATTTGAAAAGATTGGAAATGTACAGTAACAATTTGGTCGATTATCATCTTATAATGGATTTAATGCCTGCTTTAGCCAAActgtattttttgaataatttgggGGATGTGCAAATGTCAGCAGTTCAATCG gCGATTCTTCTAGGCCTCGGTTTACAACACAAAACAGTAGATGATTTATCAAAAGAACTAGACTTACCTTCCAGTCAACTTTTAGGTCTTTTTAATCGTTTAATAAGACGTTGTAGTCAGTATCTTACCGGCGCCGTCGAGGAAGATATAGAAAAACGATTCTTACCTATAAAGAACACCGGAGAAGTTAACATGACACCGGTAGCTCAAAGTGTACAAGACGAACTCGAAGAAGCCGCTAAAGAAttgaagaagaaacaaaaaaaggagTTGGAAAAGTTGAAGAACGAGAATTTGGAGCAGTTCGCTATCAAAGGTGGGGAAGATGAATGGGCGAAAAGTTTGACGGGCAAAGGAAAGAAATCCATTGTAACAATCaaaag TTCGTCAATTTAA
- the LOC130447361 gene encoding RNA cytidine acetyltransferase isoform X1, with protein sequence MVRKKIDNRIRVLIENGVKLGHRTLFVIVGDKGKDQVVILHHMLAKAEVKARPTVLWCYKKELGFSSHRKKRMKQIQHKVQAGKLSVNEDDPFELFLASTKIRFCYYSETHKILGNTYGMCVLQDFEALTPNLLARTIETVEGGGLIVLLLRSVNSLKQLYTMSMDVHQRFRTEAHQDVVCRFNERFLLSLAFCKRSLVVDDQLSVLPISSHNLHVKPVENVQELDENVTELNDLKEQLRDTQPVGNLVNLCKTVDQAKALLKFIEAISEKTLRSTVSLTASRGRGKSAALGLAVSAAIAFGYSNIYVTSPSPENLNTFFEFVFKGFDALEYQEHIDYGLMQSTNPEFNKAVIRVNVFREHRQTIQYIHPTDSGKLSQAELLVIDEAAAIPLPYVKSMLGPYLVFLASTINGYEGTGRSLSLKLLNQLRIQAAPIGANTNAVNKKDSGAATGRTLHEVSLNESIRYKPGDAVETWLVKLLCLDSTSVTPISSGCPPPDNCDLYYINRDTLFCYHKASEEFLQRIVALYVASHYKNTPNDLQMMSDAPAHHLFCLLGPVDPNRRTLPEVLVIIQVCLEGEISKNSVLEGFSRGKRASGDLIPWTIGQQYQDADFPKLAGARIVRIATHPDYQGMGYGARALDILKKYYEFKIPNLEEESELPKQEIDNVVDSEVGLLEETIEPRKSLPPLLFKLNERPPERLDYIGVSFGLTEQLLKFWKKAGYVPVYLRQTTNDLTGEHSCIMLNVLNTEEIQEVDWLAAYWTDFRRRFVNLLAYQFSKFSPSLALGVLSNKNIKLKTKDLTKMELDIHFMKYDLKRLEMYSNNLVDYHLIMDLMPALAKLYFLNNLGDVQMSAVQSAILLGLGLQHKTVDDLSKELDLPSSQLLGLFNRLIRRCSQYLTGAVEEDIEKRFLPIKNTGEVNMTPVAQSVQDELEEAAKELKKKQKKELEKLKNENLEQFAIKGGEDEWAKSLTGKGKKSIVTIKSGEKRVHETNNVEEELNLSVKVKKKKTKNKNKTL encoded by the exons ATGGTTAGAAAGAAAATAGACAACAGAATCCGAGTTTTAATCGAAAATGGGGTTAAACTTGGACACAGGACATTATTTGTAATTGTTGGGGATAAAGGAAAAGATCAa gtaGTTATTTTACACCACATGTTGGCAAAGGCAGAAGTTAAAGCCAGGCCAACGGTATTATGGTGTTATAAAAAAGAACTTGGATTTAGCAGTCATAGAAAAAAGCGAATGAAGCAAATTCAACATAAAGTTCAAGCCGGAAAACTAAGTGTTAATGAAGATGATCCATTTGAATTATTCTTAGCTTCTACGAAAATACGATTCTGTTATTATTCGGAAACGCACAAAATCCTCGGAAATACATATGGGATGTGTGTTTTACAAGATTTTGAAGCTCTAACTCCAAATTTACTAGCCAGAACTATAGAAACCGTAGAAGGAGGCGGCTTAATAGTTTTATTACTAAGATCTGTGAACTCTCTTAAACAATTATATACTATGAGCATGGACGTACATCAAAGATTTAGAACAGAAGCCCACCAAGATGTAGTTTGTAGATTTAACGAAAGATTTTTATTGTCGCTAGCATTTTGTAAACGTTCTTTGGTAGTTGATGATCAGCTTTCAGTTCTTCCGATATCGTCGCACAATTTACATGTCAAACCAGTTGAAAATGTAcaggaacttgatgaaaacgTCACCGAACTCAATGATTTGAAAGAACAGTTAAGGGATACGCAACCAGTGGGAAATTTAGTAAATCTTTGTAAAACTGTCGACCAGGCTAAAGCTCTACTCAAATTTATAG aagCGATTTCAGAAAAGACTCTCAGATCTACTGTATCACTAACTGCTTCGAGAGGAAGAGGCAAATCTGCAGCTTTGGGATTAGCAGTTTCTGCAGCAATAGCTTTTggatattcaaatatttatgtaacGAGTCCCAGTCCTGAGAATTTGAATACTTTCTTCGAGTTTGTTTTTAAAGGTTTCGACGCTTTGGAATATCAGGAACACATCGACTATGGTTTAATGCAAAGTACTAATCCAGAGTTCAATAAAGCAGTTATTAGGGTTAACGTATTCAGAGAACATCGACAAACTATTCAG taTATACATCCAACAGACAGTGGGAAACTGTCTCAAGCGGAATTATTAGTAATAGATGAAGCTGCAGCTATACCTCTACCATACGTTAAATCCATGCTAGGGCCTTACTTAGTTTTCTTAGCATCAACAATCAACGGTTACGAAGGAACCGGTAGATCATTATCACTTAAACTATTGAATCAACTAAGGATACAAGCAGCACCGATAGGCGCCAACACAAACGCTGTAAATAAGAAAGATTCCGGTGCAGCTACAGGAAGAACATTACACGAG GTTTCTTTGAACGAATCGATTCGTTATAAACCAGGAGACGCAGTGGAAACTTGGCTGGTGAAATTGTTATGTCTAGATTCCACGTCGGTTACACCGATTTCATCAGGTTGCCCCCCGCCGGATAACTGTGATTTATATTACATAAATCGTGATACTCTGTTTTGTTACCACAAAGCTTCGGAAGAATTTTTACAAAGGATAGTAGCCTTATATGTAGCTTCGCATTATAAAAATACACCGAACGATCTTCAAATGATGTCTGACGCACCTGCCCACCATCTATTTTGTCTATTAGGCCCTGTAGATCCAAATAGAAGAACTCTACCGGAAGTTTTAGTGATAATTCAAGTTTGCTTGGAAggtgaaatttctaaaaatagtgTATTGGAAGGGTTTTCTAGGGGTAAGAGAGCATCCGGAGACTTGATTCCATGGACAATAGGGCAGCAGTATCAGGATGCTGATTTTCCTAAATTGGCAGGTGCTAGGATAGTGAGAATAGCCACACATCCGGATTATCAAGGG aTGGGATACGGTGCAAGAGCTTTGGATATCCTTAAGAAATATTACGAATTCAAAATACCGAATTTAGAGGAAGAATCTGAGCTGCCGAAACAAGAAATTGATAATGTAGTTGATTCGGAAGTGGGTTTATTAGAAGAAACTATCGAACCGAGGAAATCTttaccacctttactttttaaattgaatgaaagACCTCCGGAGAGATTGGATTATATCGGGGTATCTTTTGGACTGACAGAAcagttgttgaaattttggaaaaaagctGG ttatgTCCCTGTGTATCTTCGACAAACTACGAACGATTTAACTGGTGAACATTCTTGTATTATgttaaatgttttgaatacCGAGGAGATACAAGAAGTGGATTGGTTAGCTGCATATTGGACGGATTTCCGTAGGAGATTCGTTAATTTGTTGGCTTATCAGTTTAGTAAATTTTCACCTAGTTTAGCTTTGGGGGTGCTATCgaataaaaacatcaaattgaaaactaaag ATTTAACTAAAATGGAATTGGATATTCATTTTATGAAGTACGATTTGAAAAGATTGGAAATGTACAGTAACAATTTGGTCGATTATCATCTTATAATGGATTTAATGCCTGCTTTAGCCAAActgtattttttgaataatttgggGGATGTGCAAATGTCAGCAGTTCAATCG gCGATTCTTCTAGGCCTCGGTTTACAACACAAAACAGTAGATGATTTATCAAAAGAACTAGACTTACCTTCCAGTCAACTTTTAGGTCTTTTTAATCGTTTAATAAGACGTTGTAGTCAGTATCTTACCGGCGCCGTCGAGGAAGATATAGAAAAACGATTCTTACCTATAAAGAACACCGGAGAAGTTAACATGACACCGGTAGCTCAAAGTGTACAAGACGAACTCGAAGAAGCCGCTAAAGAAttgaagaagaaacaaaaaaaggagTTGGAAAAGTTGAAGAACGAGAATTTGGAGCAGTTCGCTATCAAAGGTGGGGAAGATGAATGGGCGAAAAGTTTGACGGGCAAAGGAAAGAAATCCATTGTAACAATCaaaag CGGGGAGAAACGTGTACACGAAACTAATAACgtagaagaagaattaaacttGAGTGTTAAagttaagaagaagaagactaaaaataaaaataaaacattgtaa